Proteins from one Chloroflexota bacterium genomic window:
- a CDS encoding tautomerase family protein translates to MPIIRVEMWPGRTHAQKAELAKRITEAVVGVAHTTPDATIVIFEDVAKENWAIGGVLASDTK, encoded by the coding sequence ATGCCAATAATAAGAGTAGAAATGTGGCCAGGCAGAACCCATGCTCAGAAGGCGGAGCTTGCCAAACGTATCACCGAGGCTGTAGTAGGTGTGGCTCACACCACACCTGATGCTACTATAGTTATTTTTGAGGATGTGGCCAAGGAAAACTGGGCCATAGGCGGAGTGCTTGCCTCTGATACCAAGTAG
- a CDS encoding 50S ribosomal protein L25, producing MEQVELRATGRKLLGKKVRFLRRQGITPVHLFGHDTEPLALQCDTTQLEHVLAHSGKTRLIGLKLDRAKKLRSVVVREVQKHPLSGEIIHVDFYQVSMTEKIKVDVPITLIGEAPALRLKGTMLVRELSRLNVECLPDSIPANVQVDISSLAEEDQSIHVKDISLAEGITVLDDPEHVIVRVALLAIEKVEKVEKVVEAEAVTEGAAEAAPTPVEEAKEKKEK from the coding sequence ATGGAGCAAGTAGAGTTGCGGGCCACTGGCCGCAAACTTCTGGGCAAAAAGGTTAGATTTCTACGCCGCCAGGGTATAACCCCGGTGCACCTGTTTGGTCACGACACTGAGCCACTGGCTCTACAGTGCGACACAACACAGCTTGAGCATGTATTGGCTCACTCTGGTAAGACAAGGCTCATTGGTCTCAAACTGGACAGAGCCAAGAAGTTGAGAAGCGTTGTTGTTCGCGAGGTCCAGAAGCATCCGCTGTCTGGTGAGATAATACACGTGGACTTCTACCAGGTCAGCATGACAGAGAAGATAAAGGTTGACGTTCCCATCACTCTGATTGGAGAGGCGCCAGCTTTGAGATTAAAGGGAACCATGCTGGTACGCGAACTGAGCAGACTTAATGTTGAATGCCTCCCTGACAGTATTCCGGCAAATGTCCAGGTAGACATAAGCTCTCTTGCAGAAGAAGACCAATCCATTCACGTGAAAGACATCTCGCTCGCTGAGGGTATTACCGTTCTAGACGACCCTGAGCACGTTATAGTGCGAGTTGCGCTGCTGGCCATCGAGAAGGTGGAAAAGGTGGAGAAGGTGGTAGAGGCAGAGGCAGTGACTGAGGGTGCTGCTGAAGCAGCCCCAACGCCTGTAGAGGAAGCCAAAGAGAAGAAAGAGAAGTAG